The DNA region GATCGGGATCGCCGCCTACGTGGCGATCCTCCGCAAGGCGGGCTACTCCGGCTGGTGGATCCTGATCATGCTGGTGCCGGTGGTCAACATCGTGATGTTCCTGGTCTTCGCCTTCGCGGAGTGGCCCGTCCAGCGGGCGCTGCGGGCGGCGCAGGGCGCCGGCCAGGGCTATCCCGGCGGCTATCCGGCGATCCCCGGTCCTCCCCGGCCAGGTGGCCCGCCACCCCCGGGCTGGCGCTGAGACCCCACCGGCCGGACACCCGGACGGTCCAGACGTCCGGACACCCGGACACCCGGACGAGCCGTCAGCGGACCTGCGTGGGGACCCTTCCAAGGAACTCGCACACCTCGGCCTCGACGCCCCGGCGAAGGCCGTCGAGCGTCAGCGCCGACGCGGTCCTGCCGGTGGTCGCCCACCGGGTCACTGTCGCGCGGTCGACCCGGAACGGGTTCGCCACCTGTCCCGGCGTCACGCGAGAGGGTGCGGCTGAGGCGGTGTCCCGCATGGCGGTCTCCCCATCGTTCGGTAGCTGGGCTGCCCGTCTGGGCCCCTGGCTTTGCGTCCCCGCATTCCGGCGGGTTTGCCCTTGTCGCTGATGTGAGGAACGACCCGACTCGTCACGGTCCGGGTGTGCCTCATTCCCGTCATCGACGACATACCGGACATCCTTGAGGAGCTCCGTGTGTGATCTAGGTCACACACGACCGCGCCGTGCGGTCCGTGGCCACGATCGCCGAGCAGGATCCGCCGGTCGTCGTCGACGAGGCTCCCCCGCGCTCGGGCGGGCGCCTTTGGAGGATCGCCACAACGCTGTCCTGCGCGGCTTTGTGGTGCCTGACCACCGACAACCTACGGTTCCGTAGCCTACGCTGACGTAAGTTAGCCGGCCGTCCACCCGGAAGGACCCTGCGTGAACGAGCCCGACCTCGTCCAGCTGCTGACCCACACCGGGGAGCGCGTCGACCACCCGGACTACTCGCCCCGGGTCGCCCACCTCGATCCCGAGGCCCTGCGCGGCCTGTACCGGGACATGGTGCTCGTCCGACGCTTCGACACCGAGGCCACCGCCCTGCAGCGGCAGGGTGAGCTCGGCCTCTTCCCGCCCGCCCTCGGGCAGGAGGCCGCCCAGGTCGGCTCCGGCCGGGCCCTGGCCGCGCAGGACTACGTCTTCCCCTCCTACCGCGAGCACGGCGTCGCGCACACCCGCGGTGTGGACCTCGTCGACGTGCTGCGTCAGTTCCGGGGCGTCGACCACGGTGGCTGGGATCCGCGCGAGCACAACTTCCACCTGTACACGCTGGTCATCGGCTCGCACACGCTGCACGCCACGGGCTACGCGATGGGTCTGCAGCGCGACGGTCTGGTCGGCTCCGGGGACCCGACCCGGGACGCCGCCGTCGTCGCCTACTTCGGCGACGGCGCGACCTCCCAGGGGGACACCAACGAGGCGTTCGTCTTCGCCGCCGTGAACAACGCCCCAGTCGTCCTGTTCTGCCAGAACAACCAGTGGGCGATCTCCGAGCCCACCGAACGCCAGTCGCGCGTGCCGCTGGTCGAACGGGGCAAGGGCTTCGGGGTGCCCAGCGTGCGGGTCGACGGCAACGACGTCCTCGCCTGCTACGCCGTCACGGCCGAGGCCCTCGAACGGGCCCGCTCCGGTGGCGGTCCCACGTTCATCGAGGCGTACACCTACCGGATGGGCGCCCACACCACCTCGGACGACCCGACGCGCTACCGGTCGGCCGCCGAGGAGGAGCACTGGCGTCGTCGTGACCCGATCGACCGGCTGCGCACCCACCTGACCGCGATCGGCGAGCTGTCCCAGCAGGTCGAGGACGAGATCGCGGCCGACGCCGAGGCGCTCGGCGTGCGGGTGCGTGCCGAGGTGCACGCCATGGCCACGCCGTCGACCAGGGTCATGTTCGAGCACGTGTAC from Cellulomonas sp. KRMCY2 includes:
- a CDS encoding DUF805 domain-containing protein, with amino-acid sequence MDPDLYDWSESFDLTGAAAWVFFGVMAVVWVIGIAAYVAILRKAGYSGWWILIMLVPVVNIVMFLVFAFAEWPVQRALRAAQGAGQGYPGGYPAIPGPPRPGGPPPPGWR
- the pdhA gene encoding pyruvate dehydrogenase (acetyl-transferring) E1 component subunit alpha, with translation MNEPDLVQLLTHTGERVDHPDYSPRVAHLDPEALRGLYRDMVLVRRFDTEATALQRQGELGLFPPALGQEAAQVGSGRALAAQDYVFPSYREHGVAHTRGVDLVDVLRQFRGVDHGGWDPREHNFHLYTLVIGSHTLHATGYAMGLQRDGLVGSGDPTRDAAVVAYFGDGATSQGDTNEAFVFAAVNNAPVVLFCQNNQWAISEPTERQSRVPLVERGKGFGVPSVRVDGNDVLACYAVTAEALERARSGGGPTFIEAYTYRMGAHTTSDDPTRYRSAAEEEHWRRRDPIDRLRTHLTAIGELSQQVEDEIAADAEALGVRVRAEVHAMATPSTRVMFEHVYAGPNAVVDAERAWFEQYEESFTDVPAGTEVPR